The nucleotide window GCGGCACCTGCTGCACTTCGTCAATTCCGATATCAACCTCGCGCATCTGGCGCAGGACATCGGCTATCCGGACTCGACGCATTTCAGTCACTCTATCCGGCGGTTCTACGGCCTCCAGCCGCGCGCGATCTTCTCCGGCTCGCGCGATCTGGCGATCTGGCGCAGCGATCCGCACGCTCTGCGCGCCGGCGAATTGCGGCACGGTCGCACCTAACCACCGCACTCAGCGCGTCGGCGCAAGATACGCCGACGCCTGCTCAGCATCATTCCAGCCAACATGGTTCGCGCCGCAGACATTTGCGGCGTAGCAGCAACCTGAAAGGGCTGGAAGCGAATGAGCGACAAGGCGGTGATCACCTGCTCGCTGAACGGCGTGCTGACCGATCCGAAGCAGCACCATGTGCCGGTGACCCCTGAACAGATGGCACGAGAGGCCAAGGCGGCCTACGATGCCGGCGCCGCCATCGTTCACATCCACCTGCGCGATCAGCGCCCCGACAAGGGGCATCTGCCGAGCTGGGATGTCAGCGTGTCGCGCGAGATCCAACAGGCGATCCGCGAGGCCTGCCCGGGCATCATCATCAACCACACCTCCGGCACTTCGGGCCCCAACTACCAGGGCCCGCTCGCCTGCATCCGCGAGACCAGGCCGGAGATCGCCGCCTGCAACGCCGGCTCGCTGAACTATCTGAAAGTGAAAGCCGACAATAGCTGGGCCTGGCCGCCGATGATGTTCGACAACTCGGTCGAGAAGATTCAGGACTTCCTCGACGCGATGAAGGATGCCGGCACCATTCCGGAATTCGAGTGCTTCGACGTCGGAATCGTGCGCTGCGTCGGGATGTATGTGCAGACCGGGATGTATTCCGGGCCGCTCGAATATAATTTCGTGATGGGCGTCGCCTCCGGGATGCCGGCCGATCCGGAATTGCTGCCGATCCTGCTCAAGCTGAAGCGGCCCGAGGCGCATTGGCAGGTCACCGCGATCGGCCGCGCCGAGATCTGGCCGCTGCACCAGGCCTGCGCCGACCTCGGCGGCCATCTGCGCACTGGTCTCGAAGACACGTTCTATCTGGCGAGCGGCGAGAAGGTGACTTCGAACGGCCAGTTGATCGAAGAGATCGCCGGCTGCGCACGGCGGGCCGGGCGTGCGATCGCTTCGCCCGAAGAGGCGCGCAAGATCTTTGGTGTGCTGCACTAATCACGAGTCATTCCGGGGCGCGCGTAAGCGCGAACCCGGAATCCCGAGATGTTCTGCCACCGTCGAGATTCCGGGTTCGCCGCTGCGCGGCGCCCCGGAATGACAACCGATAAGCATCGCACATCAAGCAGCCGGAAGAGCTGCCTCACCTCGAGGGAGTAAACCATGACCAGTCTTGAAGCGACCGGCGGCGTGCCGGGACCGGGGCGGATCGGCCGCGTGGCGATCGGCGACATCTTGCGCAAATCGGCGAAGCGGTTTCCGAACCGGATCGCGCTGACCGACGGCGCCCGTCAGGTCAGCTACGACGAACTTGAACGCGACGCCAACCGCTTCGCCAACGCGCTGGTGGCGCGCGGGCTGAAGCCGGGCGCGAAGATCTCGACGATCTGCAACAACTCGGTCGAGTTCGTCAAAGCGCTGTTCGGCATTCACCGGGCGGGCCTGGTCTGGGTACCGATCAACACCATGCTCGGCCCGGACGACATGAGCTACATCCTCGACCACGCCGAGGTGAAGGTCGCGGTGATCGACGACAATCTGTTCGGCCAGCCGGAACGCCGCGCGGCGCTGGAGGCCCGCGGCATTGAACTGATCGCTGTCAATCTGGCCGGCAAGGCCGCCGACACCGGGCTGCCGACCTTCGATCAGCTTCTCGACGGCCAGTCCGAGATCGAGCCCGAGGTGGCGTTCGACGACCGCGATCTGGCGATGATCATCTACACCTCTGGCACCACCTCGCGGCCGAAGGGAGCGATGCACGGCCACCTCGCCGTGACGATGGCGGCGATGAGCAACGCCATCGAGATGCACCTGTCGCGCAACGACGGCATCACCGGGCAGTTTCCGCTGTTTCACTGCGCCGCCCACGTCGTGCTGCTGTCCTATCTGATCGTCGGCGGCAAGATGGCGCTGATGCGCGGCTTCGATCCGGTCGCCTGCATGGAGGCGATCCAGCGCGACAAGCTCTCCGTCTTCATCGGCCTGCCGCTGATGTATCAGGTGATCCTCGATCATCCGCGGCGCAAGGAATTCGATCTCTCCAGCCTGCGCTGCTGCATCTACACCATGGCGCCGATGCCGCGGCCGCTGCTGGAGCGTGCGATCGCCGAGCTGTGTCCGACCTTCGTGCAGCCGTCGGGGCAGACCGAGATGTATCCGGCGACGACGATGTCGCAGCCGGACCGCCAGCTCGAACGCTTCGGCAACTACTGGGGCGAGTCGACGCTGGTCAACGAGACCGCGATCATGGACGATTCCGGGAACCTGCTCGGCGTCGGCCAGATCGGTGAGATCGTGCATCGCGGCCCTAACGTGATGCTCGGTTATTACAAGGATCCGGAGGCCACCGAGGCCGCGCGAAAATTCGGCTGGCACCACACCGGTGACCTGGCGCTGATCGACGAGCACGGCGAGGTGCTGTTCCTCGACCGCAAGAAGGACATGATCAAGTCCGGCGGCGAGAACGTCGCCTCGGTCAAGATTGAGGAGACGCTGCTGGCGCATCCGGCGGTGATGAACGCCGCGGTTGTCGGCCTGCCGCATCCGCAATGGGGCGAGGCGGTGTCCGGCTTCGTCAAGCTCAAGCCCGGCGCGCAGGCGACCGAGGCTGAGATCATCGAACACTGCAAGAAGCATCTCGGCGGCTTCCAGGTGCCGAAGCTGCTGCGCATCGTCGACGAGATGCCGATGACCGCGACCGGCAAGCTGCGCAAGGTCGAGCTGCGCAACGCGTTCACCGATCACTTCATGCTCGGGCAGACGGGATGAGTGCTCGTTGTCGTCATTCCGGGGCACGCCGCAAAGCGGCGTGAACCCGGAATCCCGACGTAAAGGGCACTTCGAGATTCCGGGTTCGCGACCTGCGGTCGCGCCCCGGAATGACCAACGAAGCGAAGAGGTTCCAGAACGCAGCCGTTGATGGGCGCTCTGGATGGCAAGGACAACGTGAATGGCAATCATCGAATCCACCGTGGCGCCGGGGAGTGAGGGCTTCAGGGCCAATCGCGACGGCATGCTGGCGCTGATCGAGCGGATGCGGATGCTGGAGGCGCGGGCGCGGACGCTGTCGTCGGCCTCCGCCGAGCGCTTCCACAAGCGCGGGCAATTGCTGCCGCGCGAGCGCGTCGCGTTGGTCCTCGATCCGGGCACGCCGTTCCTCGAACTGTCGACGCTCGCCGGCTACATGTTCGACACGGCCAATGCCGACAAGAGCGTGCCCGGCGGCGGCGTGATCGGTGGCATCGGCTATGTGGCCGGCATCCGCTGCATGATCAGCGCCAACGATTCCGGGATCGATGCCGGTGCGCTGCAGCCGTTCGGTCTCGACAAGACGCTGCGGATTCAGGAACTGGCGCTGGAGAACAAGCTGCCGTTCGTGCAACTGGTCGAGAGTGCCGGCGCCAATCTCTTGCGCTACCGGGTCGAGGACTTCGTCCGCGGCGGCAATATTTTCCGCAACCTGGCGCGGATGTCCGCCGCTGGGCTGCCGGTGGTGACGGTGACGCACGGCTCGTCGACTGCGGGCGGCGCGTATCAGACCGGCCTGTCCGACTACATCGTGATGGTGCGCGGCCGGACACGGGCGTTCCTCGCCGGGCCGCCGCTGCTCAAGGCCGCGACCGGCGAGATCGCCACCGAGGAAGAACTCGGCGGGGCGGAGATGCACACTTCGATCTCCGGTCTCGGCGATTACCTCGCCGAAGACGACCGGGACGCGCTGCGGATCGCGCGCGACATCATGGCCGGGCTGCCATGGGACCGCTCCGGTCCGGGGCCGGATCCCGCGACCTATCACCCGCCGCTGTACGATCCGGAAGAACTGCTCGGCATCATGCCGATGGATCACAAGCGTCCGGTCGATATGCGCCAGGTGATCGCACGGATCGTCGACGACTCCGACTTCACCGAGATGTCGCCGAACTACGGCCCCGCCACGGTGGTCGGCCAGGCGCGGATCGCCGGCATGGCGATCGGCATCATCACCAACAACGGTCCGCTCGATCCGGCCGGCGCCAACAAGGCGACGCACTTCATCCAGGCGTGCTGCCAGTCGCGCACCCCGATCCTGTATCTCAACAACACCACCGGCTACATCGTCGGCCGCGCCTATGAAGAAGCCGGCATGATCAAGCACGGCTCCAAGATGATCCAGGCGGTGACCTCGGCCACCGTGCCGCAGATCACGATCTATTGCGGCGCCTCGTTCGGAGCCGGCAACTACGGCATGTGCGGCCGCGGTTTCCATCCGCGGTTCTGCTTCTCCTGGCCCAACGCCAAAACCGCTGTGATGGGCGGCGAGCAGGCCGCCGAGACCATGGGAATCGTCGCCGAAGCCGGCGCGGCGAGAAAGGGCGTGCCGCTCGATCGCGAAAAGCTCGATCAGATGAAGGCCGGCATCACCGCGGTGTTCAACGGCCAGATGGACGTATTCGCGACCTCGGCGCGGATGCTCGACGACGGCGTGATCGATCCCCGCGACACCCGCGCGGTGCTGGCCGAAGTGCTGGCGATCTGTCGTGAGAGCGAAGCGCGTGAGCCGCAGCGCATGCAGTTCGCGGTGTCCCGGCCATGAGTGTGACCCGTATGTTGAAGCTGACGCCTTTCTCCAAGATCCTGATCGCCAACCGCGGCGAGATCGCGCTGCGGGTGATGCGCAGCGCCCGCCGGCTCGGCTATGGCGTGGTGGCGGTGTATTCCGACGCGGATGCCGACGCCGCCCATGTCCGCTCGGCGGACGAGGCGGTGGCGATCGGCGGCGCGCAGCCGTCGCAATCGTACCTGAAAATCCCGGCGATCATCGCTGCGGCGAAGACCGCCGGCGCCGACGCGGTGCATCCCGGCTATGGCTTCCTCGCCGAGAACGAGGACTTTGCCGCGTCGTGCCGCGACGCGGGTCTGGTGTTTATCGGGCCATCGGCGGAATCGATCGCCGCGATGGGCAACAAGGCCGGCGCCAAGGAGATCATGCTGAAGGCCGGCGTGCCCTGCGTGCCGGGCTATCAGGGCGAAGACCAGAGCGACGCCGCGATGATCCGCGAAGCCGAGCGGATCGGCTTTCCGATCATGATCAAGGCGGTGGCCGGCGGCGGCGGCCGCGGCATGCGGCTGGTCAAGGACGCCGCGGCGCTGGCGGACGCGTTGCGCAGCGCGCGCTCGGAAGCGCAAAGCGCGTTCGGCGATCCGACCGTGATCCTGGAGCGCGCGATCCTGCAGCCGCGCCACATCGAGATTCAGGTGTTCGGCGATCGCTACGGCGCCGCCATCCATCTCGGCGAGCGCGACTGCTCGGTGCAGCGCCGCCACCAGAAGCTGATCGAGGAAGCGCCGTCGCCGGCGGTCTCGGACGTGCTGCGCGAACAGATGGGCACCGTCGCGGTGAATGCCGTCAAGGCGATCGGTTACGAAGGCGCCGGCACGCTGGAATTCCTGCTCGACAGCGAAGGCAACTTCTACTTCATGGAGATGAACACCCGCCTGCAGGTCGAGCATCCGGTGACCGAGGCGATCACCGGGCTCGATCTGGTCGAACTGCAGCTCCGCATCGCCGCCGGCGAACCGCTGCCGCTGCGCCAGGACGACGTGACGTTCAAGGGCCACGCGATCGAGGTGCGGCTGTGTTCGGAGGATGCCGATCACGACTTCATGCCGCAATCGGGCAGGATGGCGCTGTGGCGGATGCCGGCCGAGCTGCGCGTCGAGCATGCGCTGCAATCGGGCGCGGAGATCCCGCCGTATTACGACTCGATGATCGCCAAGGTCATTGCGGTCGGCGCCAGCCGCGACGAGGCGCGGCGCAAGCTGATCCATGGTCTCGACGGCACGATCGCGTTCGGTGTCACTACCAATCGCGGCTTCCTCGCCGCCTGTCTGCGCCACAAGGCGTTCGCGGCCGGCGAGGCGACCACGGCGTTCATCGCGGCGCACCGCGACGAGCTGGTGCGGGCGCTGCCGGACGATGCGGTGCCGGCCGCTGCGGTCGCCGCGCTGCTGCTCTACGTCACCGATCCCTACGCCCCGCCGCATCGGCCCGGCCGGTCGCTGGCGGCGGTGTTTCCGACCCGGCTCAAATTCGAGCTCGACGGCGCGGAGCAGGCCTGCGAGGTGGTGCGCGAACGCGACGGCAGCTACGTCGTCACGCAGGACGGGCAGCCGATCAGCTTCGTGATCGAGGAGTTGTCGGCGAACGGCATCCGCTTCCAGGCCAAGGGGCTCGGCGAATCCGCGGTGTTTCACCGCGCCGGTGACCGGCTGTTCGTGCAGCGGCTCGGCGTGCAGAACAGCATTGTCGATCTCACCCGTGCGGCGCCGCAGAGCGCGGCGCGCGGTGGTGGCGACGGCAAGCTGCGCGCCGCGCTTAACGGCCGCGTCGTCGCGGTGCTGGTCAAGGCCGGCGACCGCGTCGAGGCCGGCCAGCCGGTGCTGACGCTGGAAGCGATGAAGATGGAGCATGTGCACAAGGCCCCAAGCTCTGGCATCATCGCGATCGATGTCGCCGAAGGCGAGCAGGTCACCGCCGGCCGCATCGTCGCCGAGATCCAATCCGCTGCCGAGTGAGAGACTGCCATGAGCAACGACGCCGTGATCATCGACAAGCGCGACAATGCGCTGTGGATCACCATCAACCGTCCCGACAAGCGCAATGCCATCAACGCCAGCGTGGTCGAGGGCATCACCCGTGGTTGGAAGCAGGCGCATGACGATGCCGAGGTGCGGGTGATCGTGCTCACCGGCACCGGCGACAAGGCGTTCTGCGCCGGTGCCGACCTGCAATCGACCGGGGCGGCGTTCTCGTTCGATTTCTCCAAGCCGAATGTCGATTATGCCGATCTGCTGCGGCTGGCGCAGAATTCGACCAAGCCGTCGATCGCCCGGGTCAACGGCACCTGCATGGCCGGCGGCATGGGGCTGTTGTGCATGACCGACATGGCGGTGGCGGCCGACAACGTCGTGTTCGGCCTGCCCGAGGTGAAGGTCGGGGTGTTTCCGATGCAGGTGATGAGCCTGCTGCAGGACATCGCGCCGCGCC belongs to Rhodopseudomonas palustris and includes:
- a CDS encoding acyl-CoA carboxylase subunit beta, with the translated sequence MAIIESTVAPGSEGFRANRDGMLALIERMRMLEARARTLSSASAERFHKRGQLLPRERVALVLDPGTPFLELSTLAGYMFDTANADKSVPGGGVIGGIGYVAGIRCMISANDSGIDAGALQPFGLDKTLRIQELALENKLPFVQLVESAGANLLRYRVEDFVRGGNIFRNLARMSAAGLPVVTVTHGSSTAGGAYQTGLSDYIVMVRGRTRAFLAGPPLLKAATGEIATEEELGGAEMHTSISGLGDYLAEDDRDALRIARDIMAGLPWDRSGPGPDPATYHPPLYDPEELLGIMPMDHKRPVDMRQVIARIVDDSDFTEMSPNYGPATVVGQARIAGMAIGIITNNGPLDPAGANKATHFIQACCQSRTPILYLNNTTGYIVGRAYEEAGMIKHGSKMIQAVTSATVPQITIYCGASFGAGNYGMCGRGFHPRFCFSWPNAKTAVMGGEQAAETMGIVAEAGAARKGVPLDREKLDQMKAGITAVFNGQMDVFATSARMLDDGVIDPRDTRAVLAEVLAICRESEAREPQRMQFAVSRP
- a CDS encoding 3-keto-5-aminohexanoate cleavage protein, with translation MSDKAVITCSLNGVLTDPKQHHVPVTPEQMAREAKAAYDAGAAIVHIHLRDQRPDKGHLPSWDVSVSREIQQAIREACPGIIINHTSGTSGPNYQGPLACIRETRPEIAACNAGSLNYLKVKADNSWAWPPMMFDNSVEKIQDFLDAMKDAGTIPEFECFDVGIVRCVGMYVQTGMYSGPLEYNFVMGVASGMPADPELLPILLKLKRPEAHWQVTAIGRAEIWPLHQACADLGGHLRTGLEDTFYLASGEKVTSNGQLIEEIAGCARRAGRAIASPEEARKIFGVLH
- a CDS encoding acetyl-CoA carboxylase biotin carboxylase subunit, producing MSVTRMLKLTPFSKILIANRGEIALRVMRSARRLGYGVVAVYSDADADAAHVRSADEAVAIGGAQPSQSYLKIPAIIAAAKTAGADAVHPGYGFLAENEDFAASCRDAGLVFIGPSAESIAAMGNKAGAKEIMLKAGVPCVPGYQGEDQSDAAMIREAERIGFPIMIKAVAGGGGRGMRLVKDAAALADALRSARSEAQSAFGDPTVILERAILQPRHIEIQVFGDRYGAAIHLGERDCSVQRRHQKLIEEAPSPAVSDVLREQMGTVAVNAVKAIGYEGAGTLEFLLDSEGNFYFMEMNTRLQVEHPVTEAITGLDLVELQLRIAAGEPLPLRQDDVTFKGHAIEVRLCSEDADHDFMPQSGRMALWRMPAELRVEHALQSGAEIPPYYDSMIAKVIAVGASRDEARRKLIHGLDGTIAFGVTTNRGFLAACLRHKAFAAGEATTAFIAAHRDELVRALPDDAVPAAAVAALLLYVTDPYAPPHRPGRSLAAVFPTRLKFELDGAEQACEVVRERDGSYVVTQDGQPISFVIEELSANGIRFQAKGLGESAVFHRAGDRLFVQRLGVQNSIVDLTRAAPQSAARGGGDGKLRAALNGRVVAVLVKAGDRVEAGQPVLTLEAMKMEHVHKAPSSGIIAIDVAEGEQVTAGRIVAEIQSAAE
- a CDS encoding enoyl-CoA hydratase/isomerase family protein → MSNDAVIIDKRDNALWITINRPDKRNAINASVVEGITRGWKQAHDDAEVRVIVLTGTGDKAFCAGADLQSTGAAFSFDFSKPNVDYADLLRLAQNSTKPSIARVNGTCMAGGMGLLCMTDMAVAADNVVFGLPEVKVGVFPMQVMSLLQDIAPRRLIAEWALTGEPFDAQAALAAGLLNYAVPTAELDAKVDWLAKRLTDKSPTAIRRGKYAMRAIAAMSFDESIAYTESQIALLAMTEDAKEGLKAFAEKRKPVWPGK
- a CDS encoding AMP-binding protein, whose product is MTSLEATGGVPGPGRIGRVAIGDILRKSAKRFPNRIALTDGARQVSYDELERDANRFANALVARGLKPGAKISTICNNSVEFVKALFGIHRAGLVWVPINTMLGPDDMSYILDHAEVKVAVIDDNLFGQPERRAALEARGIELIAVNLAGKAADTGLPTFDQLLDGQSEIEPEVAFDDRDLAMIIYTSGTTSRPKGAMHGHLAVTMAAMSNAIEMHLSRNDGITGQFPLFHCAAHVVLLSYLIVGGKMALMRGFDPVACMEAIQRDKLSVFIGLPLMYQVILDHPRRKEFDLSSLRCCIYTMAPMPRPLLERAIAELCPTFVQPSGQTEMYPATTMSQPDRQLERFGNYWGESTLVNETAIMDDSGNLLGVGQIGEIVHRGPNVMLGYYKDPEATEAARKFGWHHTGDLALIDEHGEVLFLDRKKDMIKSGGENVASVKIEETLLAHPAVMNAAVVGLPHPQWGEAVSGFVKLKPGAQATEAEIIEHCKKHLGGFQVPKLLRIVDEMPMTATGKLRKVELRNAFTDHFMLGQTG